The Solea senegalensis isolate Sse05_10M linkage group LG9, IFAPA_SoseM_1, whole genome shotgun sequence genome has a segment encoding these proteins:
- the fabp4b gene encoding fatty acid binding protein 4b, whose translation MVEQFVGTWTLSASENFDDYMKAIGVSFTTRQMGNMAKPNLVISVDSAGVVSMKSESTFKTTEIKFKINEEFDETTADGRQTKTTITFENGKLVQKQTWDGKMTTLEREVQDGKLTAKCIMEDVVALRTYVRA comes from the exons ATGGTCGAGCAGTTTGTTGGAACCTGGACTTTGTCTGCCAGTGAGAACTTTGATGACTACATGAAGGCCATTG GTGTGAGCTTCACCACCCGGCAAATGGGTAACATGGCAAAGCCAAACCTAGTGATCAGCGTGGATAGTGCTGGCGTTGTTTCTATGAAGTCTGAAAGTACTTTCAAGACCACAGAGATCAAGTTCAAGATCAATGAGGAATTTGACGAGACCACCGCCGACGGCCGACAAACTAAG ACTACCATCACTTTTGAGAATGGCAA GCTTGTGCAGAAACAGACTTGGGATGGAAAGATGACGACACTGGAGAGGGAGGTTCAGGATGGAAAACTAACAGCT AAATGCATCATGGAGGACGTTGTTGCATTACGGACCTACGTGAGGGCTTAA
- the LOC122774936 gene encoding protein FAM8A1-like, with the protein MADQKNTNMEVDKEMNIVKPHKDDATQRTRSKNDVEGKKDAGESHATSEYCEKLQAWMWQYYTGYVSWHSWLAASAMSYPQFLHATSGTSPASVDFISQQWFNSLPLSPYPPAVASPGSRIGGDAVPGQPPQQQQQQQPQENGNAQRPGREYIIPSLLQRLMAEMVDFFILFFIKATIIISIMHLSGIKDVSKFAMHFIVEEIDEDTSMEELQKMMLVALVYRILVCFYEVVCIWGAGGATPGKFLIGLRVVTCDSSVLVQPNRVLVVPATNVSLSASTVRALNKNFSIAFFFPAFITLLFFQHNRTVYDMVAGTIVVKRSRAR; encoded by the exons ATGGCTgaccaaaaaaatacaaacatggaAGTCGACAAAGAAATGAACATTGTAAAGCCACATAAAGATGACGCTACCCAGCGAACAAGGAGCAAGAACGACGTCGAGGGAAAGAAGGACGCGGGCGAAAGCCACGCCACGTCCGAGTACTGTGAGAAGCTTCAAGCGTGGATGTGGCAGTACTACACTGGATATGTGAGCTGGCATAGCTGGCTGGCAGCGTCAGCCATGTCCTACCCACAGTTTTTACACGCTACTAGTGGCACGTCGCCTGCGTCTGTGGATTTTATCTCCCAGCAGTGGTTCAACAGTCTTCCGTTGTCACCTTACCCACCAGCCGTCGCCTCTCCAGGCAGCCGGATAGGTGGAGATGCAGTGCCCGGTCAGccgccacagcagcagcagcagcagcagccacaggagAATGGAAATGCTCAGAGACCAG GTCGAGAGTATATTATCCCTTCACTTCTACAAAGACTCATGGCTGAGATGGtggatttctttattttgttttttatcaaagCGACcataattattagtattatgcACCTCAGTGGAATCAA GGACGTTTCAAAGTTCGCAATGCATTTTATCGTGGAAGAAATAGATGAGGATACATCGATGGAGGAGCTACAGAAAATGATGCTTGTTGCACTTGTGTACCGCAtattagtgtgtttttatgag GTTGTGTGTATCTggggagcaggaggagccaCTCCAGGGAAGTTTCTCATTGGACTCAGAGTTGTTACGTGTGACTCATCAGTTCTGGTTCAGCCTAACAGGGTGCTTGTAGTGCCGGCAActaatgtctctctgtctgc ATCAACCGTTCGGGCCTTGAACAAGAACTTTtcaattgccttttttttcccagccttCATCACACTCCTGTTCTTTCAGCACAACCGGACTGTATATGATATGGTAGCTGGTACAATTGTTGTCAAGCGCTCCAGGGCCAGATGA
- the LOC122774867 gene encoding ataxin-1-like yields MKSNQERSNGCLPPKKREILALEQRPVVVATATPPAAAVVTDSPHTENLAWLASVASERCKSRDAESPRCLISSSPATSVPSSVTPLSTMPLASLPAVYSTAVPQQAGTIQFAQLGPNVQFISSGPYAGYISSHIISTNASSVPNSSAIVGQRTHLDGYTTVISPNTKGEQQFQIGLSSTELAPVSLPSSPQVTSQYIHLDSRTPLTVSGNAVTSPAAHLQLHPHAAVLPQTLTLAPSQLVVQYADGSAGRKPDMHTKSILNGELEVKQAKVPNHPANHQQVQSYEARHILLPADYGQNPAGLQTSLVLVAQQNHGDEHEAGSNKISFVQTEKGSICLGKPVSRSSSFTSLPSSEMVKSVAPHTVIQTTLPHEELPASLYSSTQPPIIGYITSANQHAVSYHAALPQHLVIPSCQSLLIPVSGANNATEMEVSRTVSALTATTTPQISTAMPHAYLATALSKCEALGSEGHQPHPAATQATVLPVLPQCNQAPAAVTPPSPPPARVPTPAPVSIQASPSISSSSSPVALPPFFMRGSIIQLADGELKRVEDLKTEDFIQSAEISSELKIDSSTVERIDSGQTPNAVVIQFSVGELKAQVCVEVLVEYPFFVFGQGWSSCCPDRTTQLFELSCAKLCVGDVCVSLTLRSLRNGSATDAQALGTKMKTSHHSDSCHNADASVRHSMSPNAAGSNGGLLMKASAEETYGVMLTVSGTGEATQESALTKIQCGDLERPTVRKRRWSAPERDQTDKAEDEPPLTLPKPSFVPQEVKISIEGHSSTGRDRFFSKRVDC; encoded by the exons ATGAAATCCAACCAAGAGCGGAGTAATGGATGCCTACCTCCTAAGAAGCGTGAGATCCTGGCTCTGGAGCAGAGGCCAGTGGTTGTAGCCACAGCGACACCCCCAGCGGCTGCAGTAGTGACCGATAGTCCTCACACAGAGAACTTAGCGTGGCTGGCAAGTGTAGCCAGTGAACGCTGCAAATCTAGGGATGCAGAGAGTCCACGAtgtctcatctcctcctctcctgccacCTCTGTACCTTCGTCAGTCACTCCTCTGTCTACAATGCCCCTGGCCTCTCTGCCTGCAGTTTACTCCACAGCTGTTCCTCAGCAGGCCGGGACGATCCAGTTTGCTCAGCTGGGACCCAATGTTCAGTTCATCAGCTCTGGGCCTTATGCTGGATATATCTCCTCTCACATCATCTCAACAAATGCTAGCTCTGTGCCTAACAGCTCTGCCATAGTAGGTCAGCGGACCCACCTGGATGGTTATACCACTGTTATCTCCCCCAACACCAAAGGAGAGCAGCAGTTCCAAATAGGCCTCTCCTCCACAGAGCTGGCACCTGTGTCGCTACCGAGCTCTCCCCAAGTCACCAGCCAGTACATCCATCTGGACAGCAGAACTCCTCTGACTGTCAGTGGCAATGCTGTCACTTCACCCGCGGCTCACCTTCAGCTACACCCTCACGCAGCCGTCCTCCCTCAGACACTCACCCTCGCTCCCTCCCAGTTGGTGGTTCAGTATGCAGATGGTTCAGCTGGGAGGAAGCCGGACATGCATACTAAGAGTATACTGAATGGAGAATTGGAGGTCAAACAGGCAAAGGTCCCCAATCATCCAGCAAACCATCAGCAGGTCCAGAGTTATGAGGCCAGACATATCCTTCTCCCTGCAGACTATGGCCAAAACCCAGCAGGACTCCAGACCTCTTTGGTGCTGGTGGCACAGCAAAACCATGGCGATGAACACGAAGCTGGTTCGAATAAGATCTCCTTTGTCCAGACTGAGAAAGGAAGCATCTGCTTAGGAAAACCAGTGTCCAGATCTTCTTCTTtcacctccctcccttcctcagAGATGGTGAAGTCTGTTGCTCCTCATACAGTTATCCAGACCACTCTACCACACGAGGAGCTACCAGCCAGCCTCTATTCCTCCACACAGCCACCCATCATTGGCTACATCACCAGTGCAAATCAGCATGCTGTCAGCTACCATGCAGCACTCCCCCAGCACTTGGTGATCCCAAGTTGCCAGTCCCTCCTCATCCCAGTCAGTGGTGCCAATAATGCCACAGAAATGGAGGTTAGTCGTACTGTCAGTGCCCTGACTGCTACTACCACCCCTCAAATATCCACCGCCATGCCGCATGCGTATCTGGCCACAGCTCTGTCAAAGTGTGAGGCACTGGGGTCAGAAGGACATCAACCACATCCTGCAGCTACACAGGCTACTGTACTCCCAGTTCTGCCCCAGTGCAACCAGGCTCCAGCAGCGGTGACACCTCCATCCCCCCCTCCTGCTCGTGTCCCGACTCCAGCCCCGGTTTCTATCCAAGCATCCCCCTctatttcctcttcctcatctcctGTGGCACTCCCACCGTTCTTCATGCGAGGCTCCATCATCCAGCTGGCTGATGGGGAGCTGAAGCGTGTGGAAGACCTCAAGACAGAGGACTTCATCCAGAGTGCTGAGATTAGCAGCGAGTTGAAGATTGACTCCAGCACTGTCGAACGCATTGATAGTGGGCAAACTCCCAATGCTGTGGTCATTCAGTTTTCTGTGGGAGAGCTCAAAGCCCAG GTCTGTGTGGAGGTGCTGGTGGAGTACCCCTTCTTTGTCTTTGGTCAGGGCTGGTCATCCTGCTGCCCAGACCGCACCACCCAACTGTTTGAGCTGTCCTGCGCCAAGTTGTGTGTTGGCGATGTTTGTGTGTCGCTGACCCTCCGCAGCTTGAGGAATGGTTCAGCAACAGACGCCCAGGCTTTGGGGACTAAGATGAAGACGAGTCACCACTCCGACTCCTGTCACAATGCGGATGCCAGTGTAAGACACAGTATGAGTCCGAACGCTGCAGGCAGTAATGGCGGCCTCCTAATGAAGGCTTCTGCAGAGGAGACCTATGGAGTAATGCTGACTGTCTCAGGGACTGGAGAAGCAACACAGGAATCTGCTCTCACCAAAATACAGTGTGGTGATCTAGAGAGACCCACAGTCCGCAAGAGACGCTGGTCAGCTCCGGAGAGAGACCAAACTGATAAAGCGGAGGACGAGCCTCCTCTGACTCTGCCTAAACCCTCTTTTGTCCCTCAGGAGGTTAAAATCAGCATAGAGGGCCACTCCAGTACTGGGCGTGACAGGTTCTTCAGCAAAAGAGTCGACTGCTGA